Proteins from one Halovivax limisalsi genomic window:
- a CDS encoding helicase C-terminal domain-containing protein, with the protein MQPARIFDAFPAPTYRGTQERALQDIRDAFAAGNDVVFVRAPTGSGKSLLARAIAGCARTAAEAEPSEASSAYYTTPQVSQLDDVAADDLLADLNIIRGKGNYSCILPGEENTPVNQAPCVRERGYDCDVKHRCPYFSDRAIASNREIAAMTLAYFMQTAGSEVFRKRDVVVIDEAHGLAEWAEMYATIHLGPRTVPFWDDLRVPDLEAADRDPLERAATYAESLADVCTRRKDDLLAQEQLTPAEVRERDRLQELVGDLDWFVSDYRDPQSPTTWLVDQTAPSGDPSAGAATAADAAAAGGEGGQSADEPAGGPVTIKPMNPEKYLAHTVWDRGNKFALLSATILNKDAFCRQVGLDPDDVALVDVGHTFPVENRPLYDVTRGKMTYEHRDETLPKIARAIVRIMAAHPDEKGIVHAHSYDIQERLRDTLSDFGVGARVRSHDRDDRDAALERWKAADDSDVFLSVKMEEALDLNGDLARWQVLCKAPFQNTGDSRIAHRLAEGQWAWYYRATLRTVMQACGRVVRAPDDYGATYLADESLLDCFERARSDMPDWFAAQVDRLSTPDLPPFDPAAAVGDATASTAPATDRSPSRSEPTDHSTQTDARRERASPLADVWDTES; encoded by the coding sequence GTGCAACCAGCACGGATCTTCGACGCCTTTCCCGCGCCGACCTACCGCGGGACCCAGGAACGCGCCCTCCAGGACATCCGTGACGCGTTCGCGGCCGGCAACGACGTGGTCTTCGTGCGCGCGCCGACGGGCAGCGGCAAGTCCCTGCTCGCTCGCGCCATCGCTGGCTGTGCCCGCACCGCCGCGGAGGCCGAGCCGAGCGAGGCCAGCAGCGCCTACTACACGACGCCGCAGGTCTCCCAGCTCGACGACGTCGCGGCGGACGACCTGCTGGCCGACCTCAACATCATTCGGGGGAAGGGAAACTACAGCTGCATCCTCCCCGGCGAGGAGAACACGCCGGTGAACCAGGCGCCCTGCGTGCGCGAACGGGGCTACGACTGCGACGTCAAACACCGCTGTCCGTACTTCTCCGACCGCGCCATCGCGTCGAACCGCGAGATCGCGGCGATGACGCTCGCGTACTTCATGCAGACCGCGGGCAGCGAGGTCTTTCGCAAGCGCGACGTCGTCGTCATCGACGAGGCCCACGGCCTCGCGGAGTGGGCGGAGATGTACGCGACGATCCACCTCGGCCCGCGAACCGTTCCGTTCTGGGACGACCTGCGCGTGCCGGACCTCGAGGCCGCCGACCGCGATCCGCTCGAACGCGCGGCGACCTACGCCGAGAGCCTCGCGGACGTCTGCACCCGCCGGAAGGACGACCTGCTCGCCCAGGAGCAACTGACGCCCGCCGAAGTCCGCGAGCGGGACCGCCTCCAGGAGCTCGTCGGCGACCTCGACTGGTTCGTCTCGGACTATCGCGATCCGCAGAGCCCGACGACGTGGCTGGTCGACCAGACGGCGCCGTCCGGAGATCCGTCGGCCGGCGCCGCAACCGCAGCCGACGCCGCGGCGGCGGGCGGCGAGGGCGGACAGTCCGCCGACGAACCGGCCGGCGGTCCGGTGACGATCAAGCCGATGAACCCCGAGAAGTACCTCGCCCACACGGTCTGGGATCGGGGCAACAAGTTCGCCCTGCTCTCGGCGACGATCCTCAACAAGGACGCGTTCTGCCGACAGGTCGGGCTCGACCCCGACGACGTCGCGCTGGTCGACGTCGGCCACACCTTCCCCGTCGAGAACCGGCCGCTGTACGACGTCACGCGGGGGAAGATGACCTACGAGCACCGCGACGAGACGCTCCCGAAGATCGCCCGCGCGATCGTCCGGATCATGGCCGCCCACCCCGACGAGAAGGGCATCGTCCACGCCCACTCCTACGACATCCAGGAGCGCCTTCGCGACACGCTCTCGGATTTCGGCGTCGGCGCCCGGGTTCGAAGTCACGACCGCGACGACCGCGACGCCGCCCTCGAGCGCTGGAAGGCCGCCGACGATTCCGACGTCTTCCTCTCCGTGAAGATGGAGGAGGCGCTCGATCTGAACGGCGACCTCGCGCGCTGGCAGGTGCTCTGCAAGGCGCCGTTCCAGAACACCGGCGACTCCCGCATCGCCCACCGCCTCGCCGAGGGGCAGTGGGCCTGGTACTATCGGGCGACGCTTCGAACGGTCATGCAGGCCTGCGGCCGCGTCGTCCGCGCGCCCGACGACTACGGCGCGACCTATCTCGCCGACGAAAGCCTGCTCGATTGCTTCGAACGGGCCCGATCGGACATGCCCGACTGGTTCGCCGCGCAAGTCGATCGCCTGTCGACGCCCGACTTACCGCCGTTCGACCCCGCCGCCGCGGTCGGCGACGCCACCGCGTCGACGGCACCCGCGACCGATCGCTCCCCGTCGCGGTCGGAACCGACCGACCACTCGACCCAAACCGACGCGCGACGCGAACGGGCGAGTCCGCTCGCCGACGTCTGGGACACCGAGAGCTGA
- a CDS encoding S8 family serine peptidase, translating into MTTRITRFVAVLFACFLATSVLAPVAVAATPAASSIGDAAVAPDASTETTATVDPALQRESGKTEIVVRLPAAEEAALDGDREAVIDALQSHASRTQAPVLDEIEGMDGVTVERTWWITNAIMVTADLDRVDLSSLASIDGIERLHADRQFEAPAPIEASPATEAVENVTYGLDQIDAPEAWDAFNATGDGVRVAVADTGVDDDHPDIELAEADGWVDLAGNSTEPVDNHGHGTHVSGTISGGNASGTAIGVAPDVELGVARVCLTSACDGQAILDSFEWAVQTDSDVLSMSLGGPLTGDYIEPVRNSMAAGTLVVASIGNSGEGTAGSPGAVYDSLASGATDEAGNVTAFSGGMLIDTDEAWGEAAPDDWPAEYITPDAAAPGAEVFSSNAYGGEMCGDVEYCEVSGTSMSAPHKSGAAAAILSTASEDIDPYELTDLLTGTAWKPDYWDESMAEDAIGEKDTRYGHGIIDVHTAAALANTSAGIEGTVTDADGTPIEGVTVTVDDEFTAETDENGAYAFTQLPGNHTVSVDPFGYEAAQQSVTIENHSHVADADFALQPQLDAAVAADQPDRIEGGESLSTTLSVANLESITVSLTGEYDEADAALYVDGTETDFGEPVTFDDPFTGDLEVMVETSADTSGELGLEHGLDGLGETLSIETGPTMVFEDLVDVAVVDDTETFGADVAATLDDELPMEYAPSTVTSSDLLEGTADVDDYDAIVVQNVDPAMGAELVNATDSIETGVVYLDQWGSTSNGIPVHSDVTGEPADTFQDDLGTPPVIYELQADHPIFDGVGDAGDTVDIHTGSFADLSWFENTSYDVLAASGDQDGIHGDAFAIDEESATIFASSLGYTPWAGSGDYTEDADAILANSVQYLVESSGPEATISLEDVTTSPGETVDVDLSVDTAIAGYEATVSFDPDVVQVTDVDGVDMADPIVNVDNDAGTISLAQGQADEVPAPTVASIEFEHVGDAGDETDLVFDEEETAVNDANGHLFVATDDGSIGVAPCDPGDVNADGDVTTYDVTLTQQFIVGQEPTDTFHDSCADVNADGVVTPADVTLILQDIVDTHGPDAIAG; encoded by the coding sequence ATGACGACACGAATCACGCGTTTCGTCGCCGTTTTGTTCGCCTGTTTCCTGGCGACGTCCGTCCTCGCGCCCGTCGCGGTGGCGGCCACGCCGGCCGCGTCGTCGATCGGTGACGCGGCGGTCGCGCCCGACGCGTCGACGGAGACGACGGCGACCGTCGATCCGGCGCTCCAGCGCGAATCGGGCAAGACGGAGATCGTCGTTCGCCTCCCGGCCGCCGAGGAAGCCGCCCTCGACGGCGATCGGGAGGCGGTGATCGACGCCCTGCAATCGCACGCGAGTCGGACGCAGGCGCCGGTTCTCGACGAGATCGAGGGAATGGACGGCGTCACCGTCGAGCGAACGTGGTGGATCACGAACGCCATCATGGTCACGGCGGATCTCGATCGGGTCGATCTCTCGTCGCTCGCGTCGATCGACGGGATCGAACGCCTGCACGCGGATCGCCAGTTCGAGGCCCCGGCGCCGATCGAGGCGTCGCCGGCCACCGAAGCGGTCGAGAACGTTACGTACGGCCTCGACCAGATCGACGCGCCCGAAGCGTGGGACGCGTTCAACGCGACCGGCGACGGGGTTCGCGTCGCCGTCGCCGACACCGGCGTCGACGACGATCACCCGGACATCGAACTCGCCGAAGCGGACGGCTGGGTCGACCTGGCCGGTAACTCGACGGAACCGGTCGACAATCACGGCCACGGGACGCACGTCAGCGGGACGATCTCGGGCGGGAACGCCTCCGGCACGGCGATCGGCGTCGCGCCCGACGTCGAACTCGGCGTCGCTCGCGTCTGTCTCACGAGCGCGTGCGACGGCCAGGCGATCCTCGACTCGTTCGAGTGGGCGGTCCAGACCGACTCGGACGTCTTGAGTATGAGCCTCGGCGGCCCGCTCACCGGCGACTACATCGAGCCCGTCCGCAACTCGATGGCGGCGGGGACCCTCGTCGTCGCCTCGATCGGTAACTCCGGCGAGGGGACGGCCGGATCGCCCGGCGCCGTCTACGACTCGCTCGCCAGCGGCGCGACCGACGAGGCCGGGAACGTCACGGCGTTCTCCGGCGGGATGCTGATCGACACCGACGAGGCGTGGGGCGAGGCCGCCCCCGACGATTGGCCGGCCGAGTACATCACGCCCGACGCCGCCGCGCCCGGCGCGGAGGTCTTCAGTTCGAACGCCTACGGCGGCGAGATGTGCGGCGACGTCGAGTACTGCGAGGTCAGCGGCACGTCGATGTCGGCGCCGCACAAGAGCGGCGCCGCGGCGGCGATCCTGTCGACCGCGAGCGAGGACATCGACCCGTACGAACTCACGGATCTGCTGACGGGAACGGCCTGGAAGCCCGACTACTGGGACGAGTCGATGGCCGAGGACGCCATCGGCGAGAAAGACACCCGGTACGGTCACGGCATCATCGACGTCCACACCGCGGCGGCGCTCGCCAACACCTCCGCCGGGATCGAGGGTACGGTGACCGACGCCGACGGCACGCCGATCGAGGGCGTGACCGTCACCGTCGACGACGAATTCACCGCCGAAACGGACGAGAACGGCGCGTACGCGTTCACGCAACTGCCCGGCAATCACACCGTCAGCGTCGACCCGTTCGGCTACGAGGCCGCCCAGCAGTCGGTGACGATCGAGAACCACAGCCACGTCGCCGACGCGGACTTCGCGCTCCAGCCGCAGCTCGACGCCGCGGTCGCCGCGGACCAGCCCGACCGCATCGAGGGCGGCGAGTCGCTCTCGACCACGCTGTCGGTCGCGAACCTCGAGTCGATCACGGTGTCGCTCACGGGCGAGTACGACGAAGCCGACGCCGCGCTCTACGTGGACGGTACCGAGACGGACTTCGGCGAGCCGGTCACCTTCGACGACCCGTTCACGGGCGATCTCGAGGTGATGGTCGAGACGAGCGCCGACACGAGCGGCGAACTCGGCCTCGAACACGGCCTCGACGGCCTCGGTGAGACGCTCTCGATCGAGACCGGGCCGACGATGGTGTTCGAAGACCTCGTCGACGTCGCCGTGGTCGACGACACCGAAACCTTCGGTGCCGACGTCGCGGCGACGCTCGACGACGAACTGCCGATGGAGTACGCACCCTCGACCGTCACGTCGAGCGACCTGCTCGAGGGAACCGCCGACGTCGACGACTACGACGCGATCGTCGTCCAGAACGTCGATCCCGCGATGGGCGCGGAGCTCGTCAACGCGACCGACTCGATCGAAACCGGCGTCGTCTACCTCGACCAGTGGGGCAGTACCAGTAACGGCATCCCCGTTCACTCGGACGTGACGGGCGAGCCGGCCGACACGTTCCAGGACGATCTGGGGACGCCCCCGGTCATCTACGAACTCCAGGCCGACCACCCGATCTTCGACGGCGTGGGCGATGCCGGCGATACCGTCGACATCCACACCGGATCGTTCGCCGACCTCTCGTGGTTCGAGAACACGTCGTACGACGTGCTCGCCGCGTCCGGCGACCAGGACGGGATCCACGGCGACGCGTTCGCGATCGACGAGGAGTCGGCGACGATCTTCGCGTCCTCGCTCGGCTACACGCCGTGGGCCGGGAGCGGTGATTACACCGAGGACGCCGACGCGATCCTGGCCAACAGCGTCCAGTACCTCGTCGAATCGTCCGGACCCGAGGCGACGATCTCGCTCGAGGACGTCACGACCAGTCCCGGCGAGACGGTCGACGTCGACCTCTCGGTCGATACGGCCATCGCGGGCTACGAGGCGACTGTCTCCTTCGACCCCGACGTCGTCCAGGTCACCGACGTCGACGGCGTCGACATGGCCGACCCGATCGTCAACGTCGACAACGACGCGGGCACCATCTCGCTCGCGCAGGGCCAGGCCGACGAGGTTCCGGCGCCGACCGTCGCCTCGATCGAGTTCGAACACGTCGGCGACGCCGGCGACGAGACCGACCTCGTCTTCGACGAGGAAGAGACCGCGGTCAACGACGCGAACGGCCACCTGTTCGTCGCGACCGATGACGGCTCGATCGGCGTCGCGCCGTGTGACCCCGGCGACGTCAACGCGGACGGTGACGTCACCACCTACGACGTGACGCTCACCCAGCAGTTCATCGTGGGCCAGGAGCCGACCGACACGTTCCACGACTCCTGTGCGGATGTGAACGCCGACGGCGTCGTCACGCCGGCCGACGTGACCCTCATCCTGCAGGACATCGTCGACACCCACGGTCCGGACGCCATCGCCGGCTGA